From Temnothorax longispinosus isolate EJ_2023e chromosome 3, Tlon_JGU_v1, whole genome shotgun sequence, one genomic window encodes:
- the Jus gene encoding uncharacterized protein Jus isoform X1, whose product MSVAATICPSPAYPTSGTNPWCSTTAARLLCVVLVSSWIILDQPALGLPDRSELTTAGDLSRRGKSKFGDDCRVDIDCGFDGSYCEPKKKKCACKEEFEATNHIDKCGHAANVNESCFFHEQCEARVIQTECRDGRCICLFEKIPVIQADGVITCVAEVKESTSLRYIDPAMIGILVAMALMFVIICVVLRLFSKARWRENRTIFNTPNARLMNVSLLRENKLLHERRGSRASVRAPSRQPSMASLRAHSPNASQGSRTGSRRGSHNSSGNGSGASVKSPTNKSPNHTNNVTDPVLENVTVEILDAKA is encoded by the exons ATGAGCGTCGCCGCGACGATCTGCCCGTCGCCGGCGTACCCGACGTCAGGGACCAACCCCTGGTGCAGTACCACCGCCGCGCGACTGCTCTGCGTCGTCCTGGTCTCCTCCTGGATTATCCTCGATCAGCCGGCTCTGGGTCTACCGGATCGCTCGGAGCTGACGACCGCGGGAG aCCTATCCCGTAGGGGCAAGAGCAAATTTGGCGATGACTGTCGGGTAGACATAGATTGCGGCTTCGATGGCTCTTATTGTGAaccgaagaagaaaaagtgcGCTTGCAAGGAAGAATTTGAGGCTACGAACCATATCGACAAGTGCGGACACG cgGCGAATGTGAACGAGTCCTGTTTTTTCCACGAGCAATGCGAGGCGCGGGTGATCCAAACGGAATGTCGCGACGGCCGATGCATCTGTCTTTTCGAGAAGATCCCGGTGATCCAGGCGGACGGTGTAATAACCTGCGTAG CCGAGGTCAAAGAGTCAACCAGCCTCCGGTACATCGATCCGGCGATGATCGGCATTCTCGTTGCCATGGCACTGATGTTTGTCATCATCTGCGTCGTTCTTAGACTCTTCAGCAA GGCCCGCTGGCGAGAGAACCGCACTATCTTTAATACACCCAACGCGCGACTGATGAACGTTTCGCTGCTGAGAGAGAACAAACTCTTACATGAGAGACGCGGTTCGAGGGCGAGCGTACGAGCTCCGTCGAGGCAACCCTCGATGGCGTCCTTGAGGGCCCACTCGCCGAACGCCTCGCAAG GGTCACGCACAGGATCGCGACGTGGGAGCCACAACAGCAGCGGGAACGGTTCGGGCGCCTCGGTGAAATCTCCGACTAACAAATCTCCGAATCATACGAACAACGTCACCGATCCGGTCCTGGAGAACGTCACCGTCGAGATTCTCGACGCGAAGGCATAA
- the Jus gene encoding uncharacterized protein Jus isoform X2: MSVAATICPSPAYPTSGTNPWCSTTAARLLCVVLVSSWIILDQPALGLPDRSELTTAGDLSRRGKSKFGDDCRVDIDCGFDGSYCEPKKKKCACKEEFEATNHIDKCGHAANVNESCFFHEQCEARVIQTECRDGRCICLFEKIPVIQADGVITCVAEVKESTSLRYIDPAMIGILVAMALMFVIICVVLRLFSKARWRENRTIFNTPNARLMNVSLLRENKLLHERRGSRASVRAPSRQPSMASLRAHSPNASQGLHA; the protein is encoded by the exons ATGAGCGTCGCCGCGACGATCTGCCCGTCGCCGGCGTACCCGACGTCAGGGACCAACCCCTGGTGCAGTACCACCGCCGCGCGACTGCTCTGCGTCGTCCTGGTCTCCTCCTGGATTATCCTCGATCAGCCGGCTCTGGGTCTACCGGATCGCTCGGAGCTGACGACCGCGGGAG aCCTATCCCGTAGGGGCAAGAGCAAATTTGGCGATGACTGTCGGGTAGACATAGATTGCGGCTTCGATGGCTCTTATTGTGAaccgaagaagaaaaagtgcGCTTGCAAGGAAGAATTTGAGGCTACGAACCATATCGACAAGTGCGGACACG cgGCGAATGTGAACGAGTCCTGTTTTTTCCACGAGCAATGCGAGGCGCGGGTGATCCAAACGGAATGTCGCGACGGCCGATGCATCTGTCTTTTCGAGAAGATCCCGGTGATCCAGGCGGACGGTGTAATAACCTGCGTAG CCGAGGTCAAAGAGTCAACCAGCCTCCGGTACATCGATCCGGCGATGATCGGCATTCTCGTTGCCATGGCACTGATGTTTGTCATCATCTGCGTCGTTCTTAGACTCTTCAGCAA GGCCCGCTGGCGAGAGAACCGCACTATCTTTAATACACCCAACGCGCGACTGATGAACGTTTCGCTGCTGAGAGAGAACAAACTCTTACATGAGAGACGCGGTTCGAGGGCGAGCGTACGAGCTCCGTCGAGGCAACCCTCGATGGCGTCCTTGAGGGCCCACTCGCCGAACGCCTCGCAAG GTCTTCATGCTTAA